A stretch of the Candidatus Thermoplasmatota archaeon genome encodes the following:
- a CDS encoding beta-lactamase family protein, producing the protein MNLRPAFERIDKYVKQWMDLWNIPGLGVSITDRKRLLRQSTYGYSDIESGFPVRPNTMWEIGSISKSFASIVLMQLHDEHKVDLHRPVIEYLPWFSVKSKFEPITLHHLLTHTAGIIMGTECRLSGVPEVLALAETETSTSPGEHFYYSNVGYKVVGLVIEELLGKSCDKAIQERVFDPLGMNTSVATITHDIRKRLAVCYLPFYDDRPSPIGGPLVRATRIESDTADGSICSTPSDMATYMRMLMNRGKCANGMVISDKGFKLLTQKAIFPDDDLHKGAYGYGISIEESDGHTYVGHTGGMVGHTSSIRMDMDDGFGVGAFTNVSNPAEVDDVARFALSVLRTAAAGMRLPEVPRLSDKPSVGNAGEYSGLFDGGSRSLRVKAGSDRLFLNVGKKDFAMEKRENDAFLVNHPSFDLFMMRFERENGKVVRILHGQDVYEKHGRVNTSKTRSPKGAEEYEGHYRSYNPWFSNFRVISRKGELVYVDPSGKEQRMTRLPDGSFRIGDAASPERVRFDCVVCGKASHAVLS; encoded by the coding sequence ATGAATCTAAGACCCGCCTTCGAACGAATCGACAAGTACGTGAAGCAGTGGATGGACTTATGGAACATTCCTGGTCTGGGCGTCTCGATCACTGACAGGAAGAGACTCCTGAGACAATCGACATATGGTTACTCTGACATCGAATCAGGGTTCCCAGTACGCCCCAACACGATGTGGGAAATCGGCTCGATCAGCAAATCCTTCGCGAGTATCGTCCTGATGCAGCTCCATGACGAGCACAAGGTCGACCTCCACCGACCAGTGATCGAATACCTGCCCTGGTTCTCTGTGAAATCCAAGTTCGAACCAATCACCCTTCATCATCTGCTCACCCACACGGCTGGGATAATCATGGGGACAGAATGCAGGCTCTCCGGGGTCCCCGAGGTTCTGGCCCTGGCAGAGACCGAGACATCGACGTCTCCTGGCGAACACTTCTACTACTCCAATGTGGGATACAAGGTCGTTGGTCTGGTCATCGAGGAGCTTCTCGGCAAGAGCTGCGACAAGGCCATCCAGGAGAGGGTGTTCGACCCGCTGGGCATGAACACTTCCGTTGCCACGATCACTCATGACATCAGGAAACGGCTGGCGGTCTGTTATCTGCCGTTCTACGACGACAGGCCTTCGCCGATAGGAGGGCCGCTCGTGCGCGCGACCCGGATCGAGAGTGACACCGCAGACGGGTCGATATGCTCGACCCCATCGGACATGGCCACCTACATGCGGATGCTGATGAACCGGGGTAAGTGTGCGAATGGCATGGTGATATCAGATAAGGGGTTCAAGCTCCTGACCCAGAAAGCCATCTTTCCAGATGACGATCTGCACAAAGGCGCCTACGGCTATGGGATAAGCATCGAAGAGTCCGATGGGCACACCTACGTCGGGCATACTGGCGGCATGGTGGGTCACACCTCGTCGATTCGAATGGATATGGATGACGGCTTCGGGGTCGGAGCTTTCACAAATGTGAGCAATCCGGCTGAAGTGGATGATGTCGCACGGTTCGCCCTCTCAGTCCTGAGGACGGCGGCTGCTGGGATGAGACTGCCTGAAGTGCCAAGGCTTTCCGACAAACCTAGCGTGGGGAACGCAGGAGAATACTCCGGCCTGTTCGACGGCGGGAGCAGGAGCTTGCGCGTGAAGGCGGGCAGTGACAGACTCTTCCTCAACGTTGGAAAGAAGGACTTCGCCATGGAGAAACGCGAAAACGATGCATTCCTGGTCAACCATCCTAGCTTCGACCTGTTCATGATGCGGTTCGAGAGGGAGAACGGGAAAGTAGTAAGGATACTTCACGGACAAGATGTATACGAGAAGCACGGTCGCGTGAACACTTCGAAGACGAGATCCCCGAAAGGTGCAGAGGAATATGAGGGGCATTACAGATCCTACAACCCATGGTTTTCGAACTTCCGGGTAATCTCTCGGAAGGG
- a CDS encoding UPF0147 family protein, which yields MADMETRLRQIMEVLDQLADDNSVPRNIRRGASDAKERLMRKSEALDVRSASAIMILDELANDPNIPLHGRTLIWNIISQLETVK from the coding sequence ATGGCAGACATGGAAACAAGGTTGAGGCAGATCATGGAGGTGTTGGACCAGCTAGCTGACGACAACTCCGTGCCGAGAAATATCAGGAGAGGAGCATCTGATGCCAAGGAGAGGCTGATGCGAAAGAGCGAGGCCCTGGACGTCAGAAGCGCGAGCGCGATAATGATTTTGGACGAATTGGCGAACGACCCCAACATCCCCCTGCATGGCAGGACCCTCATTTGGAACATAATAAGCCAGCTAGAGACCGTCAAGTGA
- a CDS encoding Lrp/AsnC ligand binding domain-containing protein — translation MEDKDKKEYEEVISSYYGEEQVAALVTFKIDTKGSDQVAQKIASFEHIEDVFLVTGDTDIIAKARFPNYAALKKFIVDDVADIDGVKETRTFMVVTTFKERGKIKELEEESKK, via the coding sequence ATGGAAGATAAGGACAAGAAGGAGTACGAGGAAGTCATATCGTCGTACTACGGCGAAGAGCAGGTTGCAGCACTGGTCACGTTCAAGATAGACACCAAGGGTTCGGACCAAGTGGCACAGAAGATTGCAAGTTTTGAGCACATCGAGGACGTGTTCTTGGTCACTGGCGACACGGACATCATCGCGAAGGCCAGGTTCCCGAACTACGCCGCTCTGAAGAAGTTCATCGTGGACGATGTAGCTGACATAGATGGCGTGAAGGAGACGCGCACGTTCATGGTCGTGACCACCTTCAAGGAGCGGGGCAAGATCAAGGAACTCGAAGAAGAATCCAAGAAGTAG
- the ileS gene encoding isoleucine--tRNA ligase: MIKYYREPEGKTFPQLEEEILRGWEDQGILQKVKERMSGGEPFVFCEGPPTANSRPHIGHALTRAVKDAFLRYHVMNGRKIVPYIGGWDCHGLPVELEVERSLGIQSKRDIEALGVEKFNQFCRESVVRYMAEWEQMSRRIGYWVDFENAYLTMSNNYIESVWWSLKQLQSKGLLTKGHKVVPYCPRCGTTLSTHEVALGFKETEDRFIVVKFRLKGTDMSLLVWTATPWALVGNALLAVDRDQEYAVFEHAGEKLVVASSRKDSFAQGDRTLSTVRGADLIGMEYEPPFRYHEFSGKGFRVVHSAEAAHEEGTGIMSVSPAYGSADFEIGASEGLEIFDPLDSAGRFTDVVPGLSGRSARDSDSEIMRVLESKGLLFRWGLLKHSYPFCWRCDTALIYKALDSWFVRTSDQKARIIELNEEIEWVPETFKHGRFGNFLADIKDWAISRSRYWGTPLPIWRCSNGHEICVGSREELSELATGPVPESLDLHRPFLDEITLRCPKCGSDMKREEAVIDCWYDSGCAPFAQYHYPFENTEQFDTHKSVDFIAEGVDQTRGWFYTQLALGSLLFDEPAFKSVLVLGQVLDDQGKKISRASENVVYADEVFSSVGADASRLFLLENPVWQSVQFSKERVRETMVGTLNTLLNVYVFFESNANPYEFRMQHGYERTHDLDRWIVSRLHTTTKEARAGFESLEVHRTVRALRGFVDDLSNWYVRRSRRRFWEENDPQDRLSAHCTLYECLMELSKMMAPITPFISDWLYKSLMGTKESVHLEEYPKANENLINGTLERQMALVMTAVEAGRLARQKVNAKLRQPLPEVVIAADSDKAWTLRRFEKMISEELNVKKVECLESRDKMVQYAVHPNLKTLGPKLKEGAGEVSKLLSKVNENDLVKHLREKGKIRLGGYDLTEEDVIVSEKEKPGFSHASIGDIHVYVALEVTQNLKLEGLSREVIRRVQHMRKEQRLEFEDPVDIEYSGHPDVETAISVSKEHIMKETHARSITKKESPEGARKWIINKLQLDLAVRRS, encoded by the coding sequence ATGATAAAGTACTACAGGGAACCTGAAGGGAAGACCTTCCCGCAGCTGGAGGAGGAGATCCTCCGCGGCTGGGAGGACCAGGGCATCCTCCAGAAGGTGAAAGAGCGGATGAGCGGTGGAGAACCGTTCGTGTTCTGCGAAGGACCTCCGACTGCAAACAGCCGCCCCCACATTGGGCACGCGCTCACGCGCGCTGTCAAGGATGCCTTCCTGAGATACCATGTGATGAACGGTCGCAAGATAGTCCCCTACATAGGCGGATGGGATTGCCACGGTCTGCCGGTCGAGCTCGAGGTCGAGCGCTCGCTCGGCATCCAATCGAAGAGGGACATTGAGGCTCTCGGAGTGGAGAAATTCAACCAGTTCTGCAGGGAGAGCGTGGTCAGGTACATGGCCGAGTGGGAGCAGATGAGTCGGAGGATAGGATACTGGGTCGACTTCGAGAACGCCTATCTGACCATGTCCAACAACTATATCGAGAGCGTCTGGTGGTCTCTGAAGCAGCTGCAGTCGAAAGGCCTACTCACGAAGGGCCACAAAGTCGTGCCGTACTGCCCGCGTTGCGGCACCACTCTGAGCACTCACGAAGTCGCCCTCGGGTTCAAGGAGACCGAAGACCGGTTCATCGTCGTGAAGTTCAGGCTGAAGGGAACGGACATGAGCCTCCTGGTTTGGACCGCCACTCCATGGGCATTGGTGGGCAACGCCCTTTTGGCGGTCGACAGGGACCAGGAGTATGCGGTGTTCGAGCACGCCGGCGAGAAGCTTGTCGTAGCCTCATCCAGGAAGGATTCGTTCGCTCAAGGTGACAGAACCCTGTCAACCGTCCGAGGGGCAGATCTGATCGGCATGGAATACGAGCCCCCGTTCAGGTATCACGAGTTCTCCGGGAAAGGCTTCAGAGTGGTCCACTCGGCCGAGGCGGCGCACGAGGAGGGCACGGGCATCATGAGCGTCTCCCCAGCCTATGGCTCAGCCGATTTCGAAATTGGTGCCTCAGAAGGACTTGAGATATTCGATCCTCTGGATTCCGCCGGAAGGTTCACTGACGTTGTGCCTGGGCTCTCAGGAAGATCTGCCAGGGATTCCGACTCTGAGATCATGCGCGTGCTCGAATCGAAAGGACTGCTCTTCAGGTGGGGATTGCTCAAGCACTCGTATCCGTTTTGCTGGCGATGCGACACCGCCCTCATCTACAAGGCCCTCGATTCGTGGTTCGTCCGGACCTCCGACCAGAAGGCAAGGATCATCGAGCTCAACGAGGAGATTGAGTGGGTCCCCGAGACTTTCAAGCACGGACGGTTCGGGAACTTCCTCGCGGACATCAAGGACTGGGCGATCAGCAGGAGCAGGTATTGGGGCACGCCGTTGCCGATTTGGCGCTGCTCAAACGGGCATGAGATCTGCGTGGGAAGCCGGGAGGAGCTGAGCGAGCTGGCCACCGGTCCGGTCCCCGAAAGTCTGGACCTCCACAGGCCGTTCCTGGACGAAATCACGCTCAGATGCCCTAAGTGCGGGTCGGACATGAAGAGGGAGGAGGCAGTCATCGACTGCTGGTACGACTCTGGTTGTGCTCCCTTTGCCCAGTATCACTACCCCTTCGAGAACACCGAGCAGTTCGACACACACAAGTCGGTTGATTTCATCGCTGAAGGTGTAGACCAGACCCGCGGATGGTTCTACACTCAGCTGGCGCTGGGGTCTCTCCTGTTCGACGAACCCGCTTTCAAGTCAGTTCTCGTCCTCGGCCAGGTCCTTGACGACCAAGGGAAGAAGATCTCCCGCGCATCCGAGAATGTCGTCTATGCCGACGAAGTGTTCTCCAGTGTCGGTGCGGACGCATCCCGACTCTTCTTGCTGGAGAATCCGGTCTGGCAATCCGTCCAGTTCTCCAAGGAGAGAGTGCGGGAGACGATGGTCGGCACGCTCAACACCCTCCTGAATGTCTACGTCTTCTTCGAGTCGAACGCGAACCCCTATGAGTTCAGGATGCAGCACGGCTATGAAAGAACCCATGACCTGGACCGATGGATCGTCTCGCGGTTGCACACAACCACCAAAGAGGCAAGGGCCGGTTTCGAGTCACTCGAGGTCCACAGGACCGTCAGGGCCCTCAGGGGCTTCGTGGACGACCTGAGCAACTGGTATGTCCGGAGGTCAAGGAGGCGTTTCTGGGAGGAGAACGACCCACAGGATAGGCTTTCGGCTCACTGCACCCTGTATGAATGCCTCATGGAGCTGTCGAAGATGATGGCTCCGATCACGCCGTTCATCTCTGACTGGCTGTACAAGAGCCTGATGGGCACGAAGGAAAGCGTCCATCTCGAAGAATACCCGAAGGCTAACGAGAATCTGATCAACGGAACGCTCGAGAGGCAGATGGCCCTGGTCATGACAGCTGTGGAAGCTGGCAGGCTGGCCCGACAGAAGGTCAATGCGAAGCTCCGCCAACCGCTACCAGAAGTTGTGATAGCGGCGGATTCGGACAAGGCCTGGACCCTGCGAAGGTTCGAGAAGATGATCTCCGAGGAGCTCAATGTCAAGAAGGTCGAGTGCCTTGAGAGCAGGGACAAGATGGTTCAGTACGCGGTCCACCCGAACCTCAAGACCCTGGGCCCGAAGCTGAAGGAGGGCGCCGGGGAGGTCTCGAAGCTGTTGTCCAAAGTGAACGAGAACGACCTCGTGAAGCATCTCAGGGAGAAGGGCAAGATTCGTTTAGGCGGGTACGACCTCACTGAGGAGGACGTCATCGTCTCCGAGAAGGAGAAGCCGGGGTTCTCGCATGCTAGCATCGGGGACATACATGTCTATGTCGCATTGGAGGTCACCCAGAACCTCAAGCTCGAAGGCCTGTCCAGAGAGGTAATCAGGCGGGTTCAGCACATGCGAAAGGAGCAGAGGCTCGAGTTCGAGGATCCCGTGGACATCGAGTACTCTGGTCATCCCGACGTGGAGACCGCGATATCCGTTAGCAAGGAGCACATCATGAAGGAGACCCATGCCCGCAGCATCACAAAGAAGGAGTCGCCGGAGGGCGCTCGGAAATGGATCATCAACAAGCTGCAGTTGGATCTCGCCGTCAGGCGCTCCTGA
- a CDS encoding GNAT family N-acetyltransferase translates to MLVVRVRAADEWDMEGLLEIEQECFGTEKFNAETVRAFVVRDDAFVLLAIDKEEIVGSAMCMISDLGREGKIASIAVLKKYRGGGVGSALLDECEKVFQSHGLTKYTLEVDVMNKPAISLYTSRGYEVKTSIQDFYGVGRPAHIMEKNIEPKKTKIRSA, encoded by the coding sequence ATGCTGGTCGTGAGAGTCAGGGCGGCCGACGAGTGGGACATGGAGGGGCTCCTCGAGATCGAGCAGGAGTGCTTTGGGACCGAGAAGTTCAATGCCGAGACTGTCCGCGCATTCGTCGTCAGAGACGACGCCTTCGTTCTCTTGGCCATAGACAAGGAGGAGATTGTCGGTTCGGCAATGTGCATGATCTCGGACCTTGGCAGGGAAGGCAAGATCGCATCGATAGCCGTGCTCAAGAAGTACCGCGGGGGCGGAGTCGGTTCTGCGCTACTGGACGAGTGCGAGAAGGTCTTTCAGTCGCATGGGCTCACCAAGTACACCCTCGAGGTCGACGTGATGAACAAACCAGCCATCTCGCTGTATACCTCAAGGGGGTACGAGGTCAAGACCTCCATTCAGGATTTCTATGGAGTCGGCCGACCCGCTCATATCATGGAGAAGAACATCGAGCCGAAGAAGACCAAGATCAGGAGCGCCTGA
- the asnS gene encoding asparagine--tRNA ligase produces MVSVKEALSKDRVGKKVQVNGWIYRTRSSGGIVFAVLRDSTGIIQVTVKKGTVPDAEFENATKSGIESSVIIEGEIAEDKRAPGGFEIRASKFQLVGISEAFPITEYQSTELLLDLRHLWIRSREQTAVSKVKASLLRGAREWFHDNGYTEVTPPIITAVAPEDSTTLFQIKYFDRIAYLSQSAQFYLESLIYSLDKVYSLTPSFRAEKSRTPRHLAEYWHLEMEAAWMGNEGNMAVQEQLVSAMLHNAVRECTDELKLLKRDPATLKKIEPPFERMKYEEAMDFLQKKGHSVTWGSDLGAIEERAITTDREIPVFIVNYPKELKPFYMKENPDDPRTYENSDLLAPEGFGEIIGGSERETDMNLMIERLEEKGEGLDNYQWYLDLRKYGSVPHSGFGLGLERIVTWVCKLDHIRDSIPYPRTVARVYP; encoded by the coding sequence ATGGTTTCAGTCAAAGAAGCTTTGTCCAAGGACCGTGTCGGTAAGAAGGTCCAGGTCAATGGATGGATTTACAGGACGCGGAGCAGCGGCGGGATAGTGTTCGCCGTGCTCAGGGATTCGACAGGCATCATCCAGGTCACCGTCAAGAAGGGCACTGTCCCGGACGCGGAGTTCGAGAACGCGACCAAGTCCGGGATAGAGTCATCGGTGATCATCGAGGGCGAGATCGCAGAGGACAAGCGTGCCCCAGGCGGGTTCGAGATAAGGGCGAGTAAGTTCCAGCTCGTTGGCATCTCAGAGGCCTTCCCCATTACAGAGTACCAAAGCACGGAGCTTCTGCTCGACCTGAGGCATCTCTGGATCCGTTCGAGAGAGCAGACGGCCGTGTCCAAGGTGAAGGCCTCGCTCCTCAGAGGAGCCAGGGAGTGGTTCCACGATAACGGCTATACAGAGGTCACTCCGCCCATAATCACCGCCGTTGCGCCGGAGGACAGCACGACATTGTTCCAGATCAAGTACTTTGACAGGATCGCATACCTTTCCCAGAGCGCCCAGTTCTACCTTGAGTCGCTCATCTATTCGCTCGACAAGGTCTATTCGCTCACACCATCGTTCCGGGCGGAGAAGTCCAGGACTCCCAGGCACCTCGCGGAATACTGGCATCTCGAGATGGAGGCCGCATGGATGGGGAACGAGGGAAACATGGCGGTCCAAGAGCAGCTTGTGAGCGCCATGCTGCACAACGCGGTGAGAGAGTGCACAGATGAGCTGAAGCTGCTCAAGCGCGACCCTGCGACCCTGAAGAAGATAGAGCCGCCGTTCGAGCGCATGAAGTACGAAGAGGCCATGGACTTCCTCCAGAAGAAGGGCCACAGCGTCACCTGGGGCAGCGATCTCGGGGCGATAGAAGAGCGCGCGATCACGACCGACAGGGAGATTCCGGTCTTCATCGTGAACTATCCGAAGGAGCTCAAGCCGTTCTATATGAAGGAGAACCCGGACGATCCGAGGACATACGAGAACAGCGACCTGCTTGCGCCTGAGGGCTTCGGCGAGATCATCGGCGGGAGCGAGAGGGAGACGGACATGAACCTGATGATCGAGCGACTAGAGGAGAAAGGCGAGGGCCTCGATAACTATCAGTGGTATCTAGATCTCAGAAAATACGGCTCGGTCCCTCACTCCGGATTCGGACTCGGCCTGGAAAGGATCGTGACATGGGTCTGCAAGCTGGACCACATAAGGGATTCGATCCCGTACCCGCGTACTGTAGCGCGCGTGTACCCGTAG
- a CDS encoding M20/M25/M40 family metallo-hydrolase, protein MKSTSEDDMRPMVDYVSSMLKKLGLQPKYYGDKRFPAIVAQFRKGGVALSGHLDTVPHGEGWKFDEGQCVGNRVYGRGTCDMKGGCTAMLLAAENLVAANVPFSLCFTTDEETTMIGAGAASKSPTIKGAPAVVVTEPTEFDIVVHEKGLLHFTLSTKGVSAHASMPHLGDNAIVKMLRMLYRLDDIVTTSRTPNDKMTMCIDTIKGGTRINVIPDSCEVEIDVRYPPHMNTQRVLKLVKDRIGKKGYDLKIIHELDPVGTDPNSLAVRTMKSVIGPKAKVTAVPYATEMVMFKPANDVLMICGPGSNDICHCNDEYVEVSQIVRAAELYTEFCTRMAGD, encoded by the coding sequence ATGAAGAGCACGTCCGAGGACGACATGAGACCGATGGTAGACTATGTGTCGTCGATGCTGAAGAAGCTCGGACTGCAGCCGAAGTACTATGGCGACAAGAGGTTCCCCGCGATAGTGGCGCAGTTCAGAAAGGGCGGAGTCGCACTGTCTGGCCATCTCGACACCGTACCCCATGGTGAGGGCTGGAAGTTCGACGAGGGACAGTGTGTTGGTAATCGTGTCTATGGCCGAGGAACGTGCGACATGAAAGGGGGGTGCACGGCCATGCTGCTCGCAGCCGAGAACCTGGTCGCTGCAAATGTTCCGTTCTCGCTCTGCTTCACAACTGATGAGGAGACCACAATGATCGGTGCGGGCGCGGCTTCGAAGAGTCCTACCATAAAGGGCGCACCCGCAGTCGTGGTGACTGAGCCGACAGAATTCGACATAGTCGTTCATGAGAAGGGGCTACTGCACTTCACCCTCAGCACCAAGGGCGTATCGGCCCACGCAAGCATGCCCCATCTGGGGGACAACGCGATCGTGAAGATGCTCAGGATGCTATACAGACTGGACGACATCGTCACAACATCGAGGACTCCGAACGACAAGATGACAATGTGCATCGACACCATCAAGGGAGGCACAAGGATCAATGTCATACCCGATAGCTGCGAAGTGGAAATCGACGTGAGATATCCGCCGCACATGAACACACAAAGGGTTCTCAAGCTGGTCAAGGACAGGATCGGCAAGAAGGGATACGACCTGAAGATCATCCATGAGCTCGACCCGGTCGGAACGGATCCGAATTCGCTCGCAGTTCGTACGATGAAAAGCGTCATCGGGCCGAAGGCGAAGGTCACCGCGGTGCCCTACGCTACCGAAATGGTCATGTTCAAGCCAGCCAACGACGTCCTGATGATTTGCGGCCCCGGAAGTAACGACATCTGCCACTGCAACGATGAGTACGTCGAGGTGTCTCAGATAGTCAGGGCTGCGGAGCTGTACACGGAATTCTGCACGAGAATGGCAGGAGACTAG